One part of the Burkholderia vietnamiensis LMG 10929 genome encodes these proteins:
- a CDS encoding beta-ketoacyl-[acyl-carrier-protein] synthase family protein, whose product MNSTRTTVYLSAPGMINALGATTDAIVDALGRGVAPGMAPRADAPAGGWVGRVTAPLECAPPAALAHFDCRNNRLLLAALAQIQPLVDAALARYGPRRIGVVIGTSTSGVDAAEHALARRAATGAMPVGFDYRQMEIGTAAPFVRAVLGVTGPAYTLSTACTSSAKAFAAARRLLQLKICDAAIVGGADSLCELTLQGFASLESVSPGRANPMSRNRNGINIGEGAALFVMSRDEAAIRLAGVGESSDAHHISAPDPAGHGAEDALRAALADAGVAASAIGYVNLHATATRLNDEMEADVTARVFPHGVPASGTKPLTGHMLGAAGATELGFGWLTLARRIALPAHVWDGEHDPALPALDLVRDERRLAGDAAGRYVMSNSFAFGGSNASLILGT is encoded by the coding sequence ATGAATTCGACTCGAACGACCGTCTACCTGTCGGCGCCCGGCATGATCAACGCGCTCGGCGCCACGACCGACGCGATCGTCGACGCCCTGGGCCGCGGGGTCGCGCCCGGGATGGCGCCGCGCGCTGATGCGCCGGCCGGCGGCTGGGTCGGGCGCGTGACCGCGCCGCTCGAGTGCGCGCCGCCGGCCGCGCTCGCGCATTTCGACTGCCGGAACAATCGGCTGTTGCTCGCGGCGCTCGCGCAGATCCAGCCGCTGGTCGACGCGGCGCTCGCGCGTTACGGCCCGCGCCGGATCGGCGTCGTGATCGGCACCAGCACGTCCGGCGTCGACGCGGCGGAACACGCGCTCGCACGACGTGCCGCGACCGGCGCGATGCCTGTCGGCTTCGATTACCGGCAGATGGAGATCGGCACGGCCGCGCCGTTCGTGCGCGCGGTGCTCGGCGTGACCGGGCCGGCGTACACGCTGTCGACGGCCTGCACGTCGAGCGCGAAGGCATTTGCGGCCGCGCGCCGCCTGCTGCAGCTGAAGATCTGCGACGCGGCGATCGTCGGCGGCGCCGATTCGCTGTGCGAGCTGACGCTGCAGGGCTTCGCGTCGCTGGAATCGGTCAGCCCCGGCCGCGCCAATCCGATGAGCCGCAACCGCAACGGCATCAACATCGGCGAAGGCGCCGCGCTGTTCGTGATGAGCCGCGACGAAGCGGCGATCCGGCTGGCCGGCGTCGGCGAGTCGAGCGATGCGCACCATATCTCGGCGCCCGACCCGGCCGGCCACGGCGCGGAAGACGCGTTGCGCGCGGCGCTCGCGGACGCCGGCGTGGCGGCATCCGCGATCGGCTACGTGAACCTGCACGCGACGGCGACGCGCCTGAACGACGAAATGGAAGCCGACGTCACCGCCCGGGTGTTTCCGCACGGCGTGCCGGCGAGCGGCACCAAGCCGCTGACGGGCCACATGCTCGGTGCGGCGGGTGCGACCGAGCTCGGCTTCGGCTGGCTGACGCTGGCGCGCCGGATCGCGCTGCCGGCCCACGTGTGGGACGGCGAGCACGACCCGGCGCTGCCGGCGCTCGACCTCGTGCGCGACGAACGGCGGCTGGCCGGCGACGCAGCGGGACGCTACGTGATGAGCAATTCGTTTGCATTCGGCGGCAGCAATGCCAGCCTGATTCTGGGGACCTGA
- a CDS encoding hotdog family protein gives MDAGPLTDALHAGADIAVCDVPEVLPHRGTMLLLDAIERCSETGIEVRATVRRDAWYADGNGAMPAWIGIELMAQAIAAHVGLLAAHAGGRAKPGVLLGANRYVAHRPAFGADTVLRIVARELLRGDEGHGAYDCAIHADGGCYAEAVVKVYQPQDFQSFIEGSFNS, from the coding sequence ATGGATGCCGGACCATTGACCGATGCGCTGCACGCGGGCGCGGACATCGCGGTCTGCGACGTACCGGAGGTGTTGCCGCATCGCGGCACGATGCTGTTGCTCGATGCGATCGAGCGCTGCTCGGAAACCGGCATCGAGGTGCGCGCGACCGTGCGCCGCGATGCATGGTATGCGGACGGCAACGGCGCGATGCCGGCATGGATCGGCATCGAGCTGATGGCGCAGGCGATCGCCGCGCACGTCGGCCTGCTCGCCGCCCATGCGGGCGGCCGCGCGAAGCCCGGCGTGCTGCTCGGCGCGAACCGCTATGTCGCGCATCGCCCGGCGTTCGGCGCGGATACGGTGCTGCGCATCGTCGCGCGCGAACTGCTGCGCGGCGACGAAGGGCACGGCGCGTACGACTGCGCGATCCATGCCGACGGCGGCTGTTACGCGGAAGCGGTCGTCAAGGTGTACCAACCGCAGGACTTTCAATCTTTCATCGAAGGGAGCTTCAATTCATGA
- a CDS encoding 3-ketoacyl-ACP reductase FabG2, with translation MTRRVLVTGASRGIGRAVAMRVASDGFAVTVHCRSGRADAEAVAETIRAQGGTASVLQFDVRDRAECRRALEADVAANGAYYGIVCNAGVTRDGAFPALSEEDWDIVIETGLDGFYNVVHPLTMPMVRLRGGGRIVTIASVSGVMGNRGQVNYSAAKAGLIGATKALAVELASRRITVNCVAPGLVDTGMLGEVPLEHALKTVPMGRVGQPDEVAAVVGFLMSDAASYVTRQVIGVNGGMV, from the coding sequence ATGACTCGGCGAGTTCTCGTGACAGGCGCGAGCCGCGGCATCGGCCGCGCCGTGGCAATGCGCGTGGCGTCCGACGGTTTCGCCGTGACGGTTCATTGCCGCAGCGGGCGCGCGGACGCGGAGGCCGTCGCCGAGACGATTCGCGCGCAGGGCGGCACGGCGAGCGTGCTGCAGTTCGACGTGCGTGATCGCGCGGAATGCCGGCGTGCGCTGGAAGCCGACGTCGCAGCGAACGGCGCGTACTACGGCATCGTCTGCAACGCGGGCGTGACGCGCGACGGCGCGTTTCCCGCGCTGTCCGAAGAGGACTGGGACATCGTGATCGAAACCGGCCTCGACGGGTTCTACAACGTCGTTCATCCGCTGACCATGCCGATGGTGCGCCTGCGCGGCGGCGGGCGCATCGTGACGATCGCGTCCGTGTCGGGCGTGATGGGCAATCGCGGCCAGGTCAATTACAGCGCCGCGAAGGCCGGCCTGATCGGCGCGACCAAGGCGCTGGCCGTCGAGCTGGCATCGCGCAGGATCACGGTCAACTGCGTCGCGCCCGGGCTGGTGGATACCGGCATGCTGGGCGAGGTGCCGCTCGAGCACGCCCTGAAGACGGTGCCGATGGGCCGCGTCGGTCAGCCCGACGAAGTCGCGGCGGTGGTGGGCTTCCTGATGTCGGATGCGGCGAGCTACGTCACCCGGCAAGTGATCGGCGTCAACGGCGGGATGGTGTGA
- a CDS encoding beta-ketoacyl-ACP synthase, translated as MKRVVVTGMGGVTAFGQHWHEIDARLRERRNAVRRMPEWDCYEALHTRLACPLPAFEVPKSYPRKKTRSMGPVSMYAVRASELALADARLTDDPTIRDGRMGVAYGSSSGSVEPIRAFGTMIETGSMRDVTSNSYVQMMPHTTAVNVSLFWDLKGRIVPTSSACASGSQAIGYAYEAIATGKQALMLAGGAEELSGPAVAVFDTLYATSTRNETPDLTPRPFDAARDGLVVGEGAATLVLEEYEHAKARGATIHAEIVGFGCNSDGAHITQPTADTMAIAMRLALGDAGLDAGAIGYVNAHGTSTDRGDVAESHATASVFGERMPISSLKSYVGHTLGACGALEAWWTIEMMKRNWYVPTLNLETVDPACASLDYIVGDARPIDAEFVMSNNFAFGGINTSLIFRRMAP; from the coding sequence ATGAAGCGAGTGGTCGTGACGGGGATGGGCGGCGTGACCGCCTTCGGCCAGCACTGGCACGAGATCGACGCGCGCCTGCGCGAGCGGCGCAATGCGGTGCGGCGCATGCCGGAATGGGATTGCTACGAAGCGCTGCATACGCGGCTCGCGTGTCCGTTGCCGGCGTTCGAAGTGCCGAAGTCCTATCCGCGCAAGAAGACGCGCTCGATGGGGCCGGTGTCGATGTATGCGGTGCGCGCGAGCGAACTGGCGCTGGCGGACGCGCGGCTGACCGACGATCCGACGATCCGCGACGGCCGGATGGGCGTCGCGTACGGGTCGTCGTCGGGCTCGGTCGAGCCGATCCGCGCGTTCGGCACGATGATCGAAACGGGCTCGATGCGCGACGTCACGTCGAACAGCTACGTGCAGATGATGCCGCATACGACCGCGGTCAACGTCAGCCTGTTCTGGGATCTGAAAGGGCGCATCGTGCCGACTTCGTCCGCATGCGCGTCGGGCAGTCAGGCGATCGGCTACGCGTACGAAGCGATTGCGACGGGCAAGCAGGCCCTGATGCTCGCGGGCGGCGCGGAAGAACTGTCGGGCCCCGCGGTGGCGGTGTTCGATACGCTGTACGCGACCAGCACGCGCAACGAGACGCCCGACCTGACGCCGCGCCCGTTCGATGCGGCTCGCGACGGCCTGGTGGTCGGCGAAGGCGCGGCGACGCTGGTGCTCGAGGAATACGAACACGCGAAGGCGCGCGGCGCGACGATCCACGCCGAGATCGTCGGGTTCGGCTGCAATTCCGACGGCGCGCACATCACGCAGCCGACCGCCGACACGATGGCGATCGCGATGCGGCTCGCACTCGGCGATGCGGGGCTCGACGCCGGCGCGATCGGCTACGTCAACGCGCACGGCACGTCGACCGACCGGGGCGACGTGGCCGAGAGCCATGCGACGGCGTCGGTGTTCGGCGAGCGCATGCCGATCAGTTCGCTGAAGAGCTATGTCGGCCACACGCTCGGCGCGTGCGGCGCGCTCGAGGCGTGGTGGACGATCGAGATGATGAAGCGCAACTGGTATGTGCCCACGCTCAATCTCGAGACGGTCGACCCGGCCTGCGCGTCGCTCGACTACATCGTCGGCGACGCTCGCCCGATCGATGCGGAATTCGTGATGAGCAACAACTTCGCGTTCGGCGGGATCAACACGTCGTTGATCTTCCGGCGGATGGCGCCGTGA
- a CDS encoding beta-ketoacyl synthase N-terminal-like domain-containing protein, with translation MTTRVVVTGLGIVSCLGNSLDAVSAALRAGRSGVTQVPAWRDRGFRSQVAGVASVAAAARFARKHERFMGDTARFAAHAAAAALDDAGLDPAALRSPRAGAIVGSGIGSIADYDDAMAVAQQRGIDRTPPYVVPRAMSSTASACVAQLYGIEGVSYSPSSACTSGALAIGHAMQLIRHGCQDVVLAGGSDALHDNMTLMFDAMGVLSSGFNDTPDSASRPYALDRDGFVIASGAGLLVLESLDHARSRGARIYAEVSGFGQCTDNAGMATPHARGIARAMRDAVEAGGGRRPDYVNTHAPSTQPGDVEELQALRDVFGADVPAFSSTKGMTGHPLGASGAHEAIYTMLMMRDGFVAGTAVAGRPDPAVAGMPLVRDARDATIGRALSVSFGFGGSCTSVLLDAWKGD, from the coding sequence GTGACGACGCGCGTCGTCGTCACGGGGCTCGGCATCGTGTCGTGCCTCGGCAATTCGCTCGATGCCGTGTCGGCCGCGCTGCGCGCCGGCCGCTCGGGCGTGACGCAGGTGCCGGCGTGGCGCGATCGCGGCTTTCGCAGCCAGGTCGCGGGCGTGGCGTCCGTCGCCGCGGCGGCGCGCTTCGCGCGCAAGCACGAACGCTTCATGGGCGACACGGCGCGCTTTGCCGCGCATGCGGCCGCGGCCGCGCTGGACGATGCGGGCCTCGACCCGGCCGCGCTGCGCTCGCCGCGCGCCGGCGCGATCGTCGGCTCCGGCATCGGATCGATCGCCGATTACGACGACGCGATGGCCGTCGCGCAGCAGCGCGGCATCGACCGGACGCCGCCCTACGTCGTGCCGAGGGCGATGAGCAGCACGGCGTCGGCATGCGTGGCGCAGCTGTACGGCATCGAGGGCGTGTCGTACTCGCCGTCGTCCGCGTGCACGAGCGGCGCGCTCGCGATCGGCCACGCGATGCAATTGATCCGCCACGGCTGCCAGGACGTCGTGCTGGCCGGCGGCAGCGACGCGCTGCACGACAACATGACGTTGATGTTCGACGCGATGGGCGTGCTGTCGAGCGGTTTCAACGACACGCCGGACAGCGCGTCGCGCCCGTATGCGCTCGACCGCGACGGCTTCGTGATCGCGTCGGGCGCGGGCCTGCTCGTGCTCGAATCGCTCGACCATGCGCGCTCGCGCGGCGCGCGGATTTATGCGGAGGTGAGCGGGTTCGGGCAATGCACGGACAACGCCGGCATGGCGACGCCGCATGCGCGCGGTATCGCCCGCGCGATGCGCGATGCGGTCGAAGCCGGCGGCGGACGGCGCCCGGACTACGTCAATACGCACGCGCCGTCGACCCAGCCCGGCGACGTCGAGGAGCTGCAGGCGCTGCGCGACGTGTTCGGCGCCGATGTCCCGGCGTTCTCGTCGACGAAAGGAATGACGGGCCATCCGCTCGGCGCGAGCGGCGCACATGAAGCGATCTACACGATGCTGATGATGCGCGACGGTTTCGTCGCGGGAACGGCCGTCGCCGGCCGCCCCGATCCCGCCGTCGCCGGCATGCCGCTCGTGCGCGACGCGCGCGACGCGACGATCGGCCGCGCGCTGTCGGTTTCGTTCGGCTTCGGCGGCAGTTGTACGAGTGTGTTGTTGGACGCCTGGAAGGGCGATTGA
- a CDS encoding excinuclease ABC subunit A produces MKHRIALALLAASFAAPAAYARDTIDTYPIDSALTSEPGKVDDSIALYFGDRPHPRVLKSYGTFATNKKTNAFGKSDEAACQHVFLSAVIELQARAKQEGGNAVIGINSNYRNVLHSSTSAYTCGAGAFVAGVALTGEVVTLKR; encoded by the coding sequence ATGAAACATCGCATCGCACTGGCGTTGCTCGCCGCGTCGTTTGCTGCCCCGGCCGCCTACGCGCGCGACACGATCGACACCTACCCGATCGACAGCGCACTGACGAGCGAGCCGGGCAAGGTCGACGACAGCATCGCGCTGTATTTCGGCGATCGGCCGCATCCGCGCGTGCTCAAGTCGTACGGGACGTTCGCGACCAACAAGAAGACCAACGCGTTCGGCAAGAGCGACGAGGCCGCGTGCCAGCACGTGTTCCTGTCGGCCGTGATCGAGCTTCAGGCGCGCGCCAAGCAGGAAGGCGGCAATGCCGTGATCGGCATCAACAGCAACTATCGGAACGTGTTGCACTCGAGCACGAGCGCGTACACCTGCGGCGCCGGCGCATTCGTGGCCGGCGTGGCGCTGACGGGCGAAGTCGTGACGTTGAAGCGGTAA
- a CDS encoding class I SAM-dependent methyltransferase yields MTSHRTHAPAYVPETRFGVWFLRTHTWEHHVLRVAIADLKRLLAAPLPAAPVILDAGCGQGKSFRLLSEAFAPGKIIGVDCHNESLAQATHQAGRCATPVELHRADCTQIPLADSSVDVVFCHQTFHHLVHQDEALAEFRRVLKPGGVLLFAESTDAYIKSWVIRLLFRHPMQVQKSADGYLAMLRDAGFAFDARNVSFPYLWWSRAKDFGLLERIGLYTPKPGKRRETLVNVAACKPA; encoded by the coding sequence ATGACGTCCCACCGCACGCACGCTCCCGCCTATGTTCCCGAAACCCGCTTCGGCGTCTGGTTTCTGCGCACGCACACCTGGGAGCATCACGTGCTCAGGGTGGCGATCGCCGACCTGAAGCGGCTCCTCGCCGCGCCGCTGCCGGCCGCGCCGGTGATCCTCGATGCGGGCTGCGGCCAGGGCAAGTCGTTCCGGCTGCTGAGCGAGGCGTTCGCGCCCGGCAAGATCATCGGCGTCGACTGCCACAACGAATCGCTCGCGCAAGCGACGCACCAAGCCGGCCGCTGCGCCACGCCGGTCGAGCTGCATCGGGCCGACTGCACACAGATTCCGCTGGCCGATTCGAGCGTCGACGTCGTGTTCTGCCACCAGACCTTTCACCACCTCGTTCATCAGGACGAGGCACTGGCCGAGTTTCGCCGCGTCCTGAAACCGGGCGGCGTGCTGCTGTTCGCCGAATCGACCGACGCGTACATCAAGTCGTGGGTGATCCGGCTGCTGTTCCGCCATCCGATGCAGGTTCAGAAAAGCGCCGACGGCTACCTCGCGATGCTGCGCGATGCCGGCTTCGCGTTCGACGCCCGCAACGTGTCGTTCCCGTACCTGTGGTGGAGCCGCGCGAAAGACTTCGGCCTGCTCGAGCGCATCGGCCTGTACACGCCGAAGCCCGGCAAGCGTCGCGAGACGCTCGTCAACGTCGCCGCATGCAAGCCTGCCTGA
- a CDS encoding NAD(P)/FAD-dependent oxidoreductase → MNEMKSNSVDVAIIGAGPSGAVAAALLRNAGRSVLVLERQHFPRFSIGESLLPQSMRYLEEAGMLQAVVEAGFQFKNGAYFVHRDRMSSFDFRDKFSDGWGTAYQVERAAFDDLLIRCAEKQGAQVRFGHAVRAFHAGDTPRLDVVDEAGHEYSVQASFVLDASGFGRVLPRLLGLEAPTGLPTRAAIFSHVEDRLPAGSTDRDKICIAVHPERRDVWYWMIPLTNGRSSVGCVADAAFLDVPEAEQEALLRELLQTEPTLSRLVGSKPFVMPVRRICGYASNVESLHGHGYALLGNAGEFLDPIFSSGVTIALRSAHLAVATLERQLRGETVDWARDYDVALRKGIDTFRAFVERWYSGALQDIVFHEDKASDVKRMVCSILAGYAWDETNPFVREPARGLDILAQLCCPTGASGNAAQAATPDGARRR, encoded by the coding sequence ATGAACGAAATGAAATCGAATTCGGTCGACGTCGCCATCATCGGCGCCGGGCCGTCCGGCGCCGTCGCCGCCGCGCTGCTGCGCAACGCGGGCCGCTCGGTGCTCGTGCTCGAGCGCCAGCATTTTCCGCGCTTCTCGATCGGCGAGAGCCTGTTGCCGCAGAGCATGCGGTATCTCGAAGAGGCCGGCATGCTGCAGGCCGTCGTCGAGGCCGGCTTCCAGTTCAAGAACGGCGCGTATTTCGTTCATCGCGACCGGATGTCGTCGTTCGATTTCCGCGACAAGTTCTCCGACGGCTGGGGCACGGCCTATCAGGTCGAACGCGCCGCGTTCGACGATCTGCTGATCCGCTGCGCGGAGAAGCAGGGCGCGCAGGTGCGATTCGGTCATGCCGTGCGTGCGTTTCACGCCGGCGATACGCCGCGGCTCGACGTGGTCGACGAGGCCGGCCACGAATATTCCGTTCAAGCGTCGTTCGTGCTCGATGCGAGCGGCTTCGGCCGCGTGCTGCCGCGGCTGCTGGGGCTCGAAGCGCCCACCGGCCTGCCGACGCGGGCCGCGATCTTCTCGCATGTCGAAGATCGTTTGCCGGCCGGCTCCACCGATCGCGACAAGATCTGCATCGCCGTGCATCCCGAGCGGCGCGACGTCTGGTACTGGATGATTCCGCTGACCAATGGGCGCTCGTCGGTCGGCTGCGTGGCCGATGCGGCGTTCCTCGACGTGCCCGAAGCGGAGCAGGAAGCGCTGCTGCGCGAATTGCTGCAGACCGAGCCGACCTTGTCGCGGCTGGTCGGCAGCAAGCCGTTCGTGATGCCGGTGCGCCGCATCTGCGGCTATGCGTCGAACGTCGAGTCGCTGCACGGCCACGGCTATGCGCTGCTCGGCAACGCGGGCGAGTTTCTCGATCCGATCTTCTCGTCGGGCGTGACGATCGCGCTGCGCTCGGCCCATCTGGCGGTCGCCACGCTGGAGCGGCAGCTGCGCGGCGAGACGGTCGACTGGGCACGCGATTACGACGTCGCGCTGCGCAAGGGCATCGACACGTTCCGCGCGTTCGTCGAGCGCTGGTACTCGGGCGCGCTGCAGGACATCGTGTTCCACGAAGACAAGGCATCCGACGTGAAGCGCATGGTGTGCTCGATCCTGGCAGGGTACGCGTGGGACGAGACGAATCCATTCGTTCGGGAGCCGGCGCGCGGCCTCGATATCCTCGCGCAATTGTGTTGCCCGACGGGGGCGTCCGGCAACGCCGCTCAAGCGGCGACGCCGGACGGGGCGCGACGCCGTTGA
- a CDS encoding rubrerythrin family protein — translation MKRFKQQMPVAALAALSFVAAPAFADGPLKDQTKQNLEAAMHGEAYAHLKYLAYAEHARKSGHPEIAKLFDESANVEANEHFAREAEALNLAKSDEANLADGMAGEHYENTKMYVKFAEQADAAGDKKVAAMFRQIAADEGDHYAAFRAASEKLRTASK, via the coding sequence ATGAAACGCTTCAAGCAACAGATGCCCGTCGCCGCGCTGGCGGCGCTTTCGTTCGTCGCGGCTCCCGCGTTCGCCGACGGTCCGTTGAAAGACCAGACGAAGCAGAACCTCGAGGCCGCGATGCACGGCGAGGCCTACGCGCACCTGAAGTACCTGGCCTACGCCGAGCATGCGCGCAAGAGCGGCCACCCGGAGATCGCGAAGCTGTTCGACGAGAGCGCGAACGTGGAAGCCAACGAGCACTTCGCGCGCGAGGCGGAAGCGCTGAATCTGGCGAAGTCCGACGAGGCCAACCTCGCCGACGGCATGGCCGGCGAGCACTACGAGAACACCAAGATGTACGTCAAGTTCGCGGAGCAGGCCGATGCGGCCGGCGACAAGAAAGTGGCCGCGATGTTCCGGCAGATCGCCGCCGACGAGGGCGATCACTACGCCGCGTTCCGCGCGGCGAGCGAGAAACTGCGGACGGCCAGCAAGTAA
- a CDS encoding PepSY domain-containing protein, whose amino-acid sequence MNRNRIGSIVAIILLGSIAGQAVASPTCTRQPESQWLSETEMQKKISQMGYKEIKVFKKTTSGCYEIYGRTADGRKAEVYFNPVTGAVVESNVD is encoded by the coding sequence ATGAATCGCAACCGCATCGGCAGCATCGTCGCTATCATCCTGCTGGGCAGCATCGCCGGCCAGGCCGTCGCCAGCCCGACCTGCACGCGTCAGCCCGAATCGCAATGGCTGAGCGAGACGGAGATGCAGAAGAAGATCAGTCAGATGGGCTACAAGGAAATCAAGGTGTTCAAGAAAACCACGTCCGGTTGCTACGAGATCTACGGTCGCACGGCCGACGGCCGCAAGGCCGAGGTCTATTTCAATCCGGTGACGGGCGCGGTCGTCGAAAGCAACGTGGACTAG
- a CDS encoding cytochrome b/b6 domain-containing protein, with product MLPLHRHDTQITPAAAGHDANARSIPVWDLVVRIFHWSVVAGVLANYVFLEAGKAPHRYVGYAVAGALAVRVVWGFVGSTHARFADFVTTPRAAVMHIASAATGRDRRYVGHNPAGGLMMLALMALLAAVCITGWMQGLDRFWGEQWLQTTHALLVDAVLVMAALHVTAAVVESRRHHENLVLAMVTGRKRAASETDVDHAAAARRR from the coding sequence ATGCTGCCGTTGCATCGTCACGACACGCAGATCACTCCCGCCGCCGCCGGACATGACGCGAACGCGCGGTCGATCCCGGTGTGGGACCTCGTCGTGCGCATCTTTCACTGGAGCGTCGTGGCCGGCGTGCTCGCGAACTACGTGTTTCTCGAAGCCGGCAAGGCGCCGCACCGTTACGTCGGCTACGCGGTGGCCGGCGCGCTCGCCGTGCGCGTCGTGTGGGGCTTCGTCGGCAGCACGCACGCGCGCTTCGCGGACTTCGTCACGACGCCGCGCGCGGCGGTGATGCACATCGCGAGCGCTGCAACCGGGCGCGATCGCCGCTATGTCGGCCACAACCCGGCGGGCGGCCTCATGATGCTCGCGCTGATGGCGCTGCTCGCCGCCGTCTGCATCACGGGCTGGATGCAGGGCCTCGACCGCTTCTGGGGCGAGCAATGGCTGCAGACCACGCATGCGTTGCTCGTCGACGCCGTGCTGGTCATGGCGGCGCTGCACGTGACGGCCGCGGTAGTGGAGAGCCGCCGACATCACGAGAACCTCGTGCTTGCGATGGTGACCGGGCGCAAACGGGCAGCATCTGAAACGGACGTCGATCATGCGGCTGCTGCTCGTCGAAGATAA
- a CDS encoding response regulator transcription factor, whose translation MRLLLVEDNARLASLLADGLAKEGFAVDWCATLDLATRAFASTPYDLVLLDLGMPDGNGVTFVKALRRGGHTVPVLIITARSSLDDRVIGLDSGGDDYLVKPFELRELTARCRALLRRPGACLGTTLAVANLELDTAGREVRVAGRVVPVPPRELGLLECLMRRVGHVVTKGALEDSLYALEAEVTPNALEAVVSRLRRRLAAAHAQVALHTAHGIGYMLTGTSASASDGDGDGDEAQRNG comes from the coding sequence ATGCGGCTGCTGCTCGTCGAAGATAACGCCAGGCTCGCGTCGCTGCTCGCCGACGGGCTGGCGAAGGAAGGCTTCGCGGTGGACTGGTGCGCGACACTCGATCTCGCGACGCGTGCGTTCGCGTCGACCCCCTACGACCTGGTGCTGCTCGATCTCGGCATGCCGGACGGCAACGGCGTGACCTTCGTGAAGGCGCTGCGCCGCGGCGGCCATACGGTGCCGGTGCTGATCATCACGGCGCGTAGCAGTCTGGACGACCGCGTGATCGGGCTCGACTCGGGCGGTGACGACTACCTGGTCAAGCCGTTCGAGCTGCGCGAGCTGACGGCGCGGTGTCGTGCGCTGCTGCGCCGGCCGGGCGCGTGCCTCGGCACCACGCTTGCGGTGGCCAATCTCGAACTCGATACGGCGGGGCGGGAAGTGCGCGTCGCGGGGCGCGTCGTGCCCGTGCCGCCGCGCGAGCTCGGGCTGCTCGAATGCCTGATGCGGCGAGTGGGGCACGTCGTCACGAAAGGCGCGCTCGAGGATTCGCTGTACGCGCTCGAAGCCGAGGTCACGCCGAACGCGCTGGAGGCAGTGGTGTCGCGCTTGCGGCGCCGGCTCGCCGCCGCGCATGCGCAGGTCGCGTTGCACACCGCGCACGGGATCGGCTACATGCTGACCGGCACATCCGCGTCCGCGTCGGATGGCGACGGCGACGGCGATGAAGCGCAGCGCAATGGTTGA